The sequence below is a genomic window from Lolium perenne isolate Kyuss_39 chromosome 4, Kyuss_2.0, whole genome shotgun sequence.
ggaggagtcatggcggcagcagttggaggaacatctttccccttggaaagggaagaagctgtcgatgcttgagccacaggggctgccttaggagccgaagcttcggaagccactacGACCGGCGGGGCAGCGTCAAATTTGGCTTTTTTAgacggaggctcgataaagccttcgtcgctgcaAAGATGAATGATTGACAATGGTTATAAAAGGAGTATGAAAAATAAAAGGGCAAAATGTAACTTCAGAAAAGAAActgcttacatgtcgaagagatcatcttcatcggcaaagccgccggttgacctcttcgcaggtgaagccctggcctcttccgcagctgcattaacaaaggcatcacgatcagcgtcgtcattacgcactgatccatctgcgttgccagcatcatcggctgaggaaggaaggtcggtgtgagcaacttcaaaatctatcgAACCATTATATTCGTCCTCTGGGCCTATgtgctcgacagtgtgaaaatctacggggattgaggagcctctcccctcagaagtatcatccggcgaatcatgcataattccagaaactatggggatctgtcaaAGAAAATAACAAGTAAGAACAATGGTAATTATGTCGGCTGAGTAAAAGCAGCATAATGGGAacgtgaagaaagaaaaatacctttgatggtggatggtcagcgtcaaggggagcataataAGAAATCAACgaaatcgaatcttcctggctaaaggaagtaaggcgacggacttcgtcaagcaactccttttccgacagATCGGCAACATTAATTCTGGTTtcgtcctttggacctgagtacaaccacatcgggtgaactctggccatgactggttggactcggcgtttcaagaataccgctgccacctctgtgccgatcatagtttggccgtcggcctctttgattcgaaggaatttggcgaatAGTTCTTCGGCTGTTACTCTTTCGTCGGGtgagagaatattcttccaggaattcttgggcttggcttcggagagatcggcaaagcaaggaagctgagattcgggtgacagggagtccttgatataaaaccacttcagcctccacccttgcacggattatctcattgggaaattaaagtaattgacCTCCGAACGGGCTACAAACCCAACTCCTCCGGTGACGAAGTATCCATTACTACTGTTGTATCTCtttacatagaagatctttttccacagcccgaaatgaggttcgatacccagaaacgcctcgcaaagggtgatgaacatagcaacgtggaggattgagttgggggtaagttgccatagttgaatttcgtacgttcgcaagagatggaggaggaattcatgagtgggaagcgaaaggcctcgatataggaaagataagaacatcacggtaaagccagcagggggatcaggccgagaaatcacACCTGGGAAGATCACGTTTCCCTCGTCAGAAGATattaatcccaggcttcgggatctcttctcgtcacgcttggtgacggttgatgctacccaatctccgggcttgaccattgaactcgacggcgctggcggcgccggagctgggggaggagcgtttgaagcgctccccttcggaagagaagaggaggacttggcggcagcgcctccgctggtggaactggcggcggcggcaggattcttcttcttcaccattgtgagatctgatggagattggaaaagcagtggtggcggcgcagcaatggcaaaggaaggaagaaggagaagaatgagaagatgctacggaaaacgtggagaagattagggatttctcgccctttggagattttgaggagaagttaagagcTGTGCAGGCACGTGTCGTTGCTACCGGTTCCTTTAATGGATCTTTTCAATTAAAAATTgcagaaatcgaggaggcgccttggtGACTGTGCGAAAAGGGTCAGACAAAGAAAGAATAGGCCCAGCCGGATACGTTctgtcagtcagaatcgaggtctCAGTATAgcgtcatcagtgacgtcatgAAAAGAGctagaagcattcgaaggaaaaatgaaaagttatcAGATGAAGGACttcagtctacgcacggattgcaagcatccgtacctagactgggggctactcccatcgggagcactgacgcgcacccgataaaatgaagactcgaaggAAAAATGTTTTGGAGGAAGAGATAGCTACTCGACTTAAGTCTGCACCCGGCTGCAAACACccgcgcccagactcgggggctactcccatcgggagcgcgtgacgcgcacccgacagaatgagcagtcgaaggaagaagggattgaagaagaattgtttgaatagctcgagtctgcactcggttacaagcactcgcacccagactcgggggctactcccatcgggagcgcgtgaCGCGCACTCGATAGaagtttttgcactccaggatcatgcccggggacttgattctgtgtagggtaacgttgttttgccatcggcagttaaccaacaaaagttgggcacgttactcattatcccttgcataaagaaaatatatcggatgacctatgaagacctgcagaaaacttcggcagagaagaatgttcgagtagtacaacttgagtctacgcacggattacaagcatccgtacctagactcggggggctactcccatcgggagcgctgacgcgcacccgacaaaaagGACGATGATGATttaagatgaacaaggacaatcaaggagaagagcaTCAACAGAAGacgtgcttcagtctctacccgaacaacgttcggctagacactcagggactactgacgtgggcattacccttcgggtaaccgacattgccctatcctgtattgattagttggaggtccatgaagacacctggaggcaagatgggccacctgggcggcgcaccagaggaatccttggcgggcaagacaaggaagcggccgaacaaggaaagattagatctaaaactactataaacctagtcgtattcggttagacctcttgagacctgacctcctatataaaggccagaagaggggctgccgagggacacaatcaatcttagcaatcttagccagtaaaagcttagagctaggtcaccttagcgattagccatctcgacgagatctcagccgaactattcggcaccccattgtaactcattatcatcataatcaagaaaagacaggagggttttacctcatcgagggccccgaacctggctaaattgctctccccgcttgtctgtgaaccgatgtctcgtgtcagcttgcaggattccatcaaccctaagcccctatcggagggcattggcgaggagtaccctcgacacctgcAGGGCGGCGCTTCCACAGCGGTGCGCGCCTCCAGGCGGACGCGGGCGGGGGCCTGGGCCTCGTGGTTCTCTTGccgccggcgcatgcgctcttgccggccgcgctccgccgactcagcatcctcccgggcgcgccgctcgggcgagggcatctggatgaggtgacgggctgctcgcatagcgatcagctcgttcttctggccgaggaggtcgcctaatcggcggcggccggcccgccaggtggcctcgtgctccttcgtcacgtGCGTGAGATCGGCGAGACGCTCCTCAATGGCGGCGTTGATATTCGCCAACGCGAGATCGAGATCCTCCTCGTTGACGggctcctccgcggcggccgccccctcctccgcggcctcgtaccagccgtccgCGGTCTTGTGCCAGCCGTCCGTGGCCGCCTCCATCATCTCGGCGTCgcctgcagggtgcgcggcatggcgccgaaggaggtggagtggccgccgaagaaggtggagtgggagaggaaggtgatgcggtctgtgtgagaccgccattgtcttttatagccggcggcctggcgggaaacttgggcACGAGCGCGCGCCAATGGCGTTTTCGCGCGCGAGGAAACCTTGGTGCGCGCGGGATAtttcccgcgcgttccaccgcCCACCATGGCTATCTCGTCGAGacctgccatggcgcagcgccgcgcaacGAAGACGAACCTTTGGATCGCCGCGTGCGACCCGTGTCCGGCCGGCCACGcaaacggcccagcgcgtccgtttggatcggccggttggagatgccctgataTCTCCACTTTCCTCTATGTGCGTAGGAGGCAATAGCTGCTTGGTGACCAAGAGAAGAAGTGTCAACAAATATAGTTTACATGAGAGTTAGAATATTTCTTTTCCCAGATGCAAAGCACGAGTACTTTTGCTAGTAAGATAAAAAAAGAGCTACTCAGTTCCGATTGAGTACGGACCCTGATGAACAAAACATAGAACTGAACTCAAAACACAGGTACACGAGACTCTGAACACTGACTCAGACATCGGACGATTTGCACACTACAATAGACACACCTAACTCATGCACTCAGCCAAACATAACAAGGACTCGTTTTTATTTCGGATCACGATGACTGAGGGAACTCCACGCCACTGTTCCGCAGTCCACCTCATTGCGCAGGAGTCACCCAACTGTTTAACCGGAGATTTGAATGGACTTGACCTCGGGCTTCTTGACCTCCTCCTTGGGCACAGTGACGGTGAGCACGCCATTCTCCATGGACGCCTTCACCTGCTCCGCCTTGGCATTCTCCGGCAGCCTGAACCTACGGAGGAACTTGCCGCTGCTGCGCTCCACACGGTGCCAGGTGTCCGTCTTCTCCTCCTGCTCCTTGTTCCTCTCGCCGCTGATCTGCAGAACGTTGCCGTCCTCCACTTCCaccttcacctcctccttcttcAGCCCCGGCACGTCCGCCTTGAACACGTGCGCCTCAGGGGTCTCCTTCCAGTCGATGCGTGCGCCGGCGAAGGCCGCCGTGTCAGAGGAGGTGCGCGGGACGAGGCTGCCGCCGCTGCTGCTACCGGAGCCGAAGGGGAAGCCGTCAAAGGGGTCGAAGAGGTCGAGGGAGAAGGGGTCGAACACGTTGCTACGGCGGATCAGCGACATTGTCGGCCGGAtcggtggggactttaggctgctGGTGGAAGAAATGGATGGTTTACTGGTTTGTTTGATGATGGAagcggaaggtgatggatttaggGAAGCTTTTTGGTCGATGCTTTCTTCAGATTTTGTTGGGGGACATGTCGACGAGAACCAGGAGATTATATAGACGGCGAGGATGAGTATTTTCGGGAGCGATTCTGGAGAATTCTCTCGCCTTCGGGAGAGGACCAGAAGAAGCTGGATTCGCGTGTTGGGCCGGCACTAGTTTGGTCAAGTATCACGAAGAAAGGCCGTGATAACAGCAGAAGCTTCTGGAGTAGGCTTAGCCTAATTCGGCTGTGGCAAAAAAGTTGAAATATGGCAAGAACTTTTTTAGGCAGATAAATATGGCAAGACGTGGGACAGATATTTGGTGCACGTAGGCACCAGTCAACTCTTTTTTTAATCAAATATTTTATTTTTAAGttttaaaaattcagaaaaatccgTATATAGTCAATGATGTATCTCACAAACACGTAAAAAGTCAATTTCAAATATTTTTTAttctgagctacacaaaaatgacataaTGTTGATCTGAGGTGTTATTTTTAAATCTCCAAAACATATCAGATTTTATCATTTTTCTTCTAGCGCAAAAAAAAAGAATTTCGGGTAGAGATTTTCCATAATTGTGGGATGCATCAGTGAcaatatccaaaaaaaaaaaataacttataatttttttttgaaatggcgaGAGCACGGAAGCTCGAAAGCCAAAAGCACTTTTCCCAAGACTTGCCATTATATTGATCGATGGAGAAAAAATGGTCGATTAATTAGAGAGTAACCGACTAAAAATTGATGTGTGGCAAGTTGGTCCTCCGCATTTccatatctatttatttattttgaactGAAAACTCATAGAACATCAATCTGTTAGGAAAAAAATGTATCTACATATATAGATAAGATGTCACTAAACTAGTACGTTATATAAAAAAACTAGCTAGAAGTCACTAAATTAAATACTCAATGTCTCCGAAATTAATTGACGCAACTTGTACTCGACATAGTATATCATTGTGTCAGTAAATTTTGACCGCACATAGTAGCTATATTTTTGTTACTTGGGGTAAAAGCCTCGTTGATCTACAAACTTGTGCGGGATTAGTGAATTGGTCAATGATTTGAAAAAATGTGAAAACATGTCACCCAACTTGTGTTTATGAGTGGTTGTGTCCTAGGTCTTGTAGCCGGTTTTTTATCCACATGGCATGATGAGTGAGCCCAAGGGTCAACAACGGGTGTTGTTCTCCAGAAAGGACCATGCTACCGTCCGAAGGGTGTGACCAAGAACGCATCTCTCGAGACCTAGGAGTACATGTGGCTAGCCATGCCGGGTAAATCTTTTGGATGTGACATACCATGGAGGATGAAGACGAAGAATTGGGGGTTCTAGGGTCAGGGATTGTTCACGGGATTTTCGTTTTGGCTCGAAAATGTTTTCTAGATGAAGATTTTAGAAGGTTAGCTTTTTACGAAAGTATCCTATGCTAACTTTTTGAGGACATATATGCAAACTTCTAGCCCCCTAATTTTTCCCACGTGCGCCACAAATGGCATTTTCCACGCCAAAACACCATGTCGCTATAGAAAGTTAATGTGCAAACAAAAATAATTAAACACACTATTTATATTAAAACCAACTTGTTCATCATCCCTGGTGTAGTGTAGCAATTCTACAATGGTGGATAGATCTTCCATTAGAATTTTATGGGCTGGTATCATCATACTATGATAAATGGTTTTTCATTGGCAATCTTTCGCCATGTGAATGTGTTTTCAATGAAGCTCACACATTTTAGCTAGAACATGTGAAAAACATTTTATCTGATAAATCTTTGTATTGatattattatgtgatcaattaaGCTTTGTGTTCTCTCAAAAGAAAAGGTTCTCCTACCATATCGCTTAACAACCTCTCGGCCGCAACTTTTGGTTTTAAAATATGTTCCTAAAGTAACAAGTAAACATTGTTTTTAAAAAACTAGTCCGTAAAAACTACTTATATGGCAAGTTATAACTTTTTATATTTTTTCAGAAAAAGTTTCGAAATCTATTTTTAGAGGTATTTCGAAATTTACTTTAGAAAATTAAGATCTCACTCACTCCCTGCAAAAAGAAAATTAAAAGAGTTCACTCGGCCCAACACTTGAAATTGGCCCAGGCCGGAAATCTACTCATGCTTCAACCCACAGCATTGGTCTTCCTCTGCCTGCTCAGGCCAATGTCTGGAGTTGTTTGACAAAAAAAAAAATCGGCAACTCGTCGCAATTCCTAGCGCAGCCGACCAGAATCGTGGGTGGAAGGAGGCGGCGGAGAAGAAGAGCGTGGTGACCGGAGCAGACTCAACCGCGGCCATGTCGGTGCAGGAGTACCTCGAGAAGCACCTGCTCCCGCGCAAGATCGAGGAGGCCGTGAACGCGGCGGTCCGCGCCAAGGCTGCCGACCCGGTGCTCTTCATCTCGACCCACATGCGGCGGGCGGCGCCGGCCGTGATCACGCAGGTGCGCGCGAGGCAGATCCTGGACAGCCGCGGCACGCCCGCGGTGGAGGTCGACCTGCACACCAACAAGGCCGTGCACCGCGCGTCCGCGGCCGCGGCCAGCGCCCCCGAGGGCGCCGCGGTCGACGCCACGAGGGACGCCGAGAAGCGGAGGCTCCTCGCCAAGGCGGTCGCCGACGCGGTGCGGGTGATCAACGGAAAGGTGTCGGAGGCGCTCGTGGGGATGGATCCGCAGCAGCAGGCGCAGATCGACCAGGCCATCATGGACTTGGACAAGGCACACCACAAGGTACATCGCCCAAACCTCCCCTGATCCATTCCTCTTATCTTCCTCTGTTTGTAATCGGCTCCTACATTGCGAAGGTCTATTTAGCTAGGTAAAGAATGAATGATTTTAGGAGGAGTGTGCTATACTGTGCATAGGTGTTTTCCCTTTACAAGCAACTATATACTCTGCTAAACGGTGCCAATATTTGACACTGGCTTGCTCCATTTTATGCATCCCTGCTAGAAATAATGATGGGTCGTTTTCGATGGTTTGATTGAATACCAGTTTTCCATGTAATGTGCCCTGCTGAGAAAATAACTAATTAACTATGATAACTATGTTCTGCAGACTGAGGTTGGAGCGAATGCTATGCTGGCCGTGTCAATTGCAGCCTGCAAAGCTGGTGCTGCTGAGAAAGAGGTGTCACTTATCTTCCTTATCTGAGTTTGAGGAAAAAAATTGAGCCTGTCGCGGTAACACAAATTCTTATAATTGTTTGCCAATTTTCTGTGCAGGTTCCGCTGTACAAGCATATAGCAGATCTTGTTGGTAAAAGTGCTACAACGCTCCCCGTCCCTGCAATTACAGTCATCAATGGTGGAACCCATGCTGGAAATAGCCTTCCCATTCAGGTATTTCAGCTTTACATGTAGAATTACCTTTTGTAGCAAAACTTGCTTTGCGGGTGCTAAAAAAGTACAACCCCCAAAACTTTGCGAAGTTAGAGATTGTTACTCCCATGTTTTTTTCTAGCAATTCATTTTTTTAATGAGCACATATTATAGTCCATGTAGATCGACGTGTCAATATAATGTATTTTTTTTGTGCCATACCTTCAAGTAAAGTTTCTTATCTGTAGGAAATTATGATCCTTCCAGTTGGTGCAAAAAACTTCGAAGAAGCAATGCAGATGGGTTCAGAGACATATCATCATCTGAAGGTACTCTCTATTTCTAAGAATCTGGTTCACGGAATCTGTAGAGAATAATACCATGCATACTTTCTTTGGTATATGCATGTTGTCCAGTCCCATATTTGGACCAAGCTGCTACCTGACCATCAAACAGTGTAGGAAACATTCTGCGTGTACGAAACCTTACGTCCTATGCCAGCTTTCTAATGATCTTTTCCGAGTTCCGGCACTAATTTATGCCAGTAGATTGCTCCCAAGGCAAAGCACTGAAAATCTTAAAACAGGGGCTGTCCAGCGGTTCCAAAGTTGTTTTTGTATATACAGTACTAGGCAGATGAGTCTGCTTATTTTCATCAACGATATTCTTACGAATGATATGTTAGGATATTATATGGGAGAAGTATGGTGCAGACAGTTGCAACATCGGTGAGGATGGTGGATTTGCTCCAAATATTTCCAGGCAAGTAAGGAATTGATTTAACCTTTTCCTTGTGGGCTTTCTCTCATATATTCCCCTAACGGCACCTACATATGGATTCAATATCCATGTTCAGTATAACTGAAGGCCTGGATCTTGTCATTGCGGCAATAGATAGAGCTGGATATAATGGAAGGATCAAATTAGCAATTGATGTTTCTGCTACTGATTTTTGTGTGGGTAAGGATGAAACAATGAAATTTCTATCTTCCATTTATCCTTAGTAGCTAACACAATGGTTTATATGCTCGTAAGAATAACATCTTGTGCATCTACATGGCTATACTCAACAGCAATGTAAGCAGTAGCATGCATCACACAGATAATGCACATCGTTGATGTGTCAAAAGAAACTCGTGGCTCATGCTTACTGTATCCTCAAACTTCTTTTTTGTTGCATGGTTTCTTGTTTTACAGCTGTCACTGCAACCAGAAACTTATCGTgctagccaagttaaatcataccATTTTGATCAGCATTGCCTCTTTTCCAGTCAGGACCGATCTATTGCATAGATATTCTTACTTGTTGTACTTGCATATAGAACTGCACAACCATGATACATGGAAACAGTGAGCTTGAATAGCAATAGATGTATATTGTAGGCTTCTATGTTAGTTAGCTAACTTCCCTGTTGCTCATGCATCACTTCGCAGGAAAAAAATATGACCTGGAGTTTAAGTCTGCAAAGAAATCAGGGCAGAATTTTAAAACTGGAGACGATATGATTGAGATGTATAGTCAGCTATGTTCAGGTATTACTTGTTTTTTGATTGACATCTTTCGAGTGATAAATTTGCTGATTTCATGAACCTTATGTTTCCTCTCTTTTTCTACAATACTAGAATACCCACTTGTCTCCATTGAACAGCCCTTTGACAAAGATGACTGGGAACACTCGAAAAAGTTTACCACCCTAGAGCTATGTCAGGTGCATAGTGTTCTTTTGTAGGAGTACTTCTGTTCTCTATTTTTGTCAGGACTCAGGAGCTCATGCCATAATACATGTGCAGGTTGTAGGAGATGATTTGTTGATGTCAGATCCTGAGCGCATTAAGCGGGCGGTGAATGAATATACTTGCGATGCTCTTACTCTCAAGGTAAATTATGAATCATTAATTTGTTTATTGATCTTTCTAAAATGATTAGTGTTGCTTTGAACAAGTTATTTGAACAGTCAGAGACTAAGAATACCACATAGAAAAGACTCTGGAATTGTGTATTTTCAAAGCTGGAACGAGGCACACTTGATTACGAAAAGTGTAtttggcacatgagcaccagtgctcctgatttttaaaaatcatattttttggattttaaaaaatatgaaattaaataCCCACATACGTATAAACATTCTGAACGTACGGTAGAAATTTTGGAGAAAAAATATTATATTTTAagctatacaaaaaagacaaatttctgacaaatatatacctctatacgtagtcacaaatttgtttttttcctgtagctcaaaatacaatgcaatttCTACCGAAACTTTGCATGAGTTTTCAGAATATGTGTATGTATCCATGGAATAAATGTAATAATTTTTTGAAATGCGGAAATCcagtttttaaatattttaaaaactgagagcactggtgctcatgtgcaccaaatttgctTCCCACTTCATTATGACTAATTACAGTCACTTGTGCGATACCCAGTGTGATTTCTTATCTGAATGCCACTCCTTCGGTTTGAATGCTTATTATTCTGCATGACGTGAGTTGAGACCTAAAGGCATTGGCAGACATTACCATGATAATCAATCTGCAAGTCATAGGAATAGTAATCCATTTGTTAGTTGATTTCGCTGGAAGAGAATTTCGTAATTGGACTTGTTGCAGACACCATAAGCCATAACGTTGCAAGAGCCACTTGTTGCCTCCTTGATTTTCACTACTCTATTTATTTGTTCCTCTACCCAGAGGGTTCCTATGTTTTTTATAGCTGACGTGTGTGCCCTTTAGGCAAATCAAGTGGGCACTGTCACCGAGGCCATAGAGGTTGT
It includes:
- the LOC127296093 gene encoding cytosolic enolase 3 — translated: MSVQEYLEKHLLPRKIEEAVNAAVRAKAADPVLFISTHMRRAAPAVITQVRARQILDSRGTPAVEVDLHTNKAVHRASAAAASAPEGAAVDATRDAEKRRLLAKAVADAVRVINGKVSEALVGMDPQQQAQIDQAIMDLDKAHHKTEVGANAMLAVSIAACKAGAAEKEVPLYKHIADLVGKSATTLPVPAITVINGGTHAGNSLPIQEIMILPVGAKNFEEAMQMGSETYHHLKDIIWEKYGADSCNIGEDGGFAPNISSITEGLDLVIAAIDRAGYNGRIKLAIDVSATDFCVGKKYDLEFKSAKKSGQNFKTGDDMIEMYSQLCSEYPLVSIEQPFDKDDWEHSKKFTTLELCQVVGDDLLMSDPERIKRAVNEYTCDALTLKANQVGTVTEAIEVVKQAKDAHWSVMVSHRSGDTDDSFIADLAVGAAAGQIKAGAPCRGECLTKYNQLLRIEEELGTEAVYAGENWRTAAT
- the LOC127296092 gene encoding 17.9 kDa class I heat shock protein; the encoded protein is MSLIRRSNVFDPFSLDLFDPFDGFPFGSGSSSGGSLVPRTSSDTAAFAGARIDWKETPEAHVFKADVPGLKKEEVKVEVEDGNVLQISGERNKEQEEKTDTWHRVERSSGKFLRRFRLPENAKAEQVKASMENGVLTVTVPKEEVKKPEVKSIQISG